One genomic segment of Salinigranum rubrum includes these proteins:
- the tnpA gene encoding IS200/IS605 family transposase codes for MKYNLETGSNTVYALQYHFVTVTKYRADLLTDEIAERIGEIVSDISEDFGVNIQNVNGGSDHVHILFTAKPTTDLTKFINSLKGVTSRKIRDENPEVRQALDKAFWQPGYFLATTGQVSIDVLMKYVEEQ; via the coding sequence ATGAAGTACAACCTCGAAACCGGGTCGAACACCGTCTACGCGCTCCAATATCACTTTGTGACCGTCACGAAGTATCGCGCAGACCTCCTCACCGACGAAATCGCAGAACGCATCGGTGAGATTGTCAGCGACATCTCCGAGGACTTCGGCGTGAACATCCAGAACGTCAACGGCGGTTCCGACCACGTTCACATTCTGTTCACGGCGAAGCCAACGACCGACCTCACCAAGTTCATCAACTCGCTCAAGGGGGTCACCTCCCGCAAAATCCGTGACGAGAATCCCGAGGTTCGGCAGGCGCTTGACAAAGCGTTCTGGCAACCGGGATACTTCCTCGCCACCACCGGCCAAGTGAGCATCGACGTACTCATGAAATACGTTGAGGAGCAGTAG
- a CDS encoding cupin domain-containing protein, whose protein sequence is MDGQPHANVFPDAEPKTIRLTLPEGEEVAPHSHPGRDIVLYLIEGTVELQLGDATHEMTAGDIVRFDGDQEISPHAVEDSTALIVLANQSDD, encoded by the coding sequence TTGGATGGACAGCCCCACGCGAACGTCTTCCCGGATGCGGAGCCGAAGACGATCCGGCTTACCCTTCCCGAAGGCGAGGAAGTCGCACCGCACTCTCATCCCGGGCGCGACATCGTGCTTTACCTCATCGAGGGAACAGTCGAGTTACAGCTTGGCGACGCAACTCACGAGATGACTGCCGGTGATATCGTCCGATTCGATGGAGACCAAGAGATTTCACCACACGCGGTCGAAGATAGCACAGCGCTGATCGTCTTGGCGAACCAATCTGACGACTGA
- a CDS encoding transcription initiation factor IIB, with protein sequence MSQEWQIKDTNRIDGERQNSHAFESDASRHQPEGHSYCPECGEDLIYVANQAEIVCEGCGLVVDEESIDHGPEWRAFTSTEKDERSRVGAPMTNLLHDKGLSTTIGWRDSDARGKSITSRQQKLMQRLRTWDERFRTKDAHERNLKHALSEINRMASALSLPDPVRETAGVLYRRAVEDDLLPGRSIEGMATACLYGSARQQGNPRSLAEFSSVSRVDRLRIQRAYRYLSRELELGIAPSKPSAYIRRFASELALSQEAQTVASDLLETAAKQGVHSGKSPVGLAAAALYAASHLTNETVTQDAVSEVTQVSTVTIRKRYPELLEAQE encoded by the coding sequence ATGAGTCAAGAGTGGCAGATCAAAGATACGAATCGTATCGATGGCGAACGTCAGAATTCGCATGCGTTTGAGTCAGATGCCAGTCGACATCAACCAGAAGGACATTCCTACTGCCCAGAATGTGGCGAGGATCTCATCTACGTGGCTAATCAAGCCGAGATTGTGTGTGAAGGCTGTGGGTTAGTAGTCGATGAAGAGTCGATTGATCACGGCCCAGAATGGCGGGCGTTCACTTCGACAGAAAAAGACGAACGAAGTCGTGTTGGGGCACCGATGACGAATCTACTCCATGATAAGGGGCTGAGTACGACGATTGGCTGGCGAGATTCTGACGCCCGTGGTAAGTCGATCACGTCCCGTCAGCAGAAGTTGATGCAGCGACTGCGGACGTGGGACGAACGGTTCAGAACGAAGGACGCTCACGAACGGAATCTCAAGCATGCACTGAGTGAAATCAACCGCATGGCGAGTGCCCTTAGCTTACCAGACCCGGTCCGGGAAACTGCGGGAGTGCTCTATCGACGAGCAGTTGAAGATGACCTCCTCCCCGGCCGCTCAATCGAAGGGATGGCGACTGCTTGTCTGTATGGATCCGCTCGCCAACAGGGCAATCCTCGAAGCCTCGCTGAATTCTCCAGCGTCAGCCGTGTTGACAGGCTCCGTATTCAACGGGCCTACCGATATCTCTCCCGTGAGCTCGAACTCGGGATTGCTCCGAGCAAACCCTCTGCGTATATCCGACGATTTGCCTCAGAGTTAGCCCTCAGTCAAGAAGCACAAACCGTTGCGAGTGATCTGCTTGAGACCGCAGCGAAACAGGGGGTACACAGCGGAAAAAGTCCGGTCGGTCTCGCTGCTGCAGCTCTCTACGCGGCATCGCATCTCACAAACGAGACCGTCACACAAGATGCAGTCAGCGAAGTGACTCAAGTGAGTACTGTCACGATTCGTAAACGGTACCCAGAACTCCTCGAAGCTCAAGAATGA
- a CDS encoding cbb3-type cytochrome c oxidase subunit I translates to MEIGTGQLVLAGVMGLFLIVVFRWVMHVEKWRSYSVSASGTETDQHETKVQEKPSGLIRWLTTVDHKDIGLMYGTFALLSFAWGGIAVVLLRTELATPPADLLGVGFYNALMTTHGITMLFLFGTPMLAAFSNYMIPLLIGADDMAFPRINAIAFWLLPPGALLIWGGLILEPLNIGIEGAQTAWTLYVPLSIQQTNPGVDLMILGLHLTGVSATMGAINFIATIFTERGENVTWANLDLFSWTVLVQSGQILFAFPLLGSALVMLLLDRNFGTTFFTIDGGGPILWQHLFWFFGHPEVYILVIPPMGLISYILPRFTGRKLFGFKFVVYSTLALGVLSFGVWAHHMFATGIDPRIRASFMAVSIAIAIPSAVKTFNWMTTMWNGSLRLKTPMLFCVGFIANFIIGGVTGVFEAAIPVDLVLHDTYHVIAHFHYVIMGAIAFAIFAGVYYWFPLFTGKWYQQTLGKWHFWLTMIGTNLTFFPMILLGYGGMPRRYASYDLTVGPVAYFTDLHQLATLGVYILAVGQLIFAWNIVTSWLEGPEIVDGDPWELGEVGMVTNEWHWLDRKRETALMDGGTNMENEDQSTE, encoded by the coding sequence ATGGAGATCGGAACCGGTCAACTCGTGCTCGCAGGTGTAATGGGGCTCTTCCTGATTGTGGTTTTTCGGTGGGTAATGCACGTTGAGAAGTGGCGTTCGTATTCGGTATCTGCCAGCGGGACAGAGACAGATCAGCACGAAACGAAAGTCCAAGAGAAACCGAGCGGCCTCATTCGTTGGCTTACAACTGTCGATCACAAAGACATCGGTCTCATGTATGGGACGTTTGCGCTGCTGTCCTTTGCGTGGGGTGGCATTGCCGTGGTTCTACTGCGGACAGAGCTCGCCACACCACCAGCAGATCTTCTCGGAGTTGGATTCTACAACGCTCTCATGACAACACATGGAATTACGATGCTGTTCTTATTCGGAACGCCGATGCTGGCAGCCTTCTCGAATTATATGATCCCGTTACTGATCGGTGCCGATGATATGGCGTTCCCACGGATCAATGCGATCGCATTCTGGCTACTACCTCCCGGAGCACTGCTCATCTGGGGTGGGCTAATACTCGAGCCACTGAACATCGGTATCGAAGGGGCACAGACTGCGTGGACACTGTATGTCCCCCTTTCGATTCAGCAAACGAATCCAGGTGTCGATTTGATGATCCTTGGATTACATCTAACCGGGGTGAGTGCCACTATGGGGGCGATTAACTTCATCGCGACAATATTCACAGAACGTGGTGAGAACGTAACGTGGGCGAACCTCGACCTTTTCTCGTGGACGGTACTCGTCCAATCTGGTCAGATCCTCTTCGCATTTCCGCTGCTTGGAAGCGCCCTCGTCATGTTGCTCCTCGACCGAAACTTCGGAACCACGTTCTTTACCATCGACGGCGGCGGCCCCATCCTGTGGCAGCATCTCTTCTGGTTCTTCGGCCATCCGGAGGTCTACATCCTCGTCATCCCGCCGATGGGCCTGATCAGTTATATCCTCCCACGGTTCACCGGACGGAAACTGTTCGGGTTTAAATTTGTGGTTTATTCCACACTTGCACTTGGTGTATTGAGTTTCGGGGTCTGGGCACATCACATGTTCGCAACCGGCATCGATCCACGAATCCGGGCGTCGTTCATGGCCGTGTCGATTGCAATCGCGATACCCAGTGCTGTCAAGACTTTCAATTGGATGACGACGATGTGGAACGGTAGCCTTCGACTCAAAACACCGATGCTGTTCTGTGTCGGGTTCATCGCCAACTTCATTATCGGCGGTGTGACGGGTGTTTTCGAGGCTGCAATCCCGGTTGATCTCGTTCTCCACGACACGTATCACGTCATCGCGCACTTCCACTACGTCATCATGGGCGCAATCGCGTTCGCGATTTTCGCGGGTGTCTATTACTGGTTCCCCTTATTCACCGGAAAGTGGTACCAGCAGACGCTCGGGAAGTGGCATTTCTGGCTCACAATGATCGGAACGAATCTGACCTTCTTCCCGATGATCCTCCTCGGTTACGGCGGCATGCCACGTCGATACGCCAGTTATGACTTGACCGTGGGTCCAGTCGCCTACTTTACTGATCTCCATCAACTCGCCACCCTCGGTGTGTACATCTTAGCCGTCGGCCAACTAATCTTCGCGTGGAACATCGTCACGTCGTGGCTGGAAGGTCCGGAAATAGTAGATGGCGATCCATGGGAACTCGGTGAAGTCGGGATGGTCACCAACGAGTGGCACTGGCTCGACAGAAAGCGAGAAACAGCACTCATGGACGGGGGGACCAATATGGAAAACGAAGATCAATCTACAGAATGA
- a CDS encoding cupredoxin domain-containing protein codes for MSSPLEIPEDGWWDRNINRRESIWLGLSGIWSLIIFAWMSAFTRIGEQNPIGVTYQVSAREYQEKMQSYKEAASERGDALVPPDTDVFIAAFRFSWDGTPVVLEAGTEYDFHLSSYDVQHGFSIRPEHALSKQMNFQVLPGYEWILPMTFDEPGVYHVICNEYCGNGHRTMHGTIEVVDER; via the coding sequence ATGTCGTCACCGCTTGAGATCCCCGAAGACGGGTGGTGGGATCGAAATATCAATCGTCGTGAGTCGATATGGCTGGGGCTGAGTGGGATCTGGTCCCTCATCATTTTCGCATGGATGAGTGCGTTCACTCGCATTGGTGAACAGAATCCGATCGGCGTAACGTACCAGGTCAGCGCCAGGGAGTATCAGGAGAAAATGCAGTCATACAAAGAGGCCGCGAGCGAACGGGGGGACGCACTCGTCCCGCCGGACACGGATGTCTTTATCGCTGCGTTCCGTTTCAGCTGGGACGGGACGCCAGTCGTTCTCGAAGCCGGGACCGAATACGACTTCCATCTCAGTTCGTACGACGTCCAGCACGGGTTCTCGATCCGCCCGGAGCACGCACTCAGCAAACAGATGAACTTCCAGGTGCTCCCCGGCTACGAATGGATTCTGCCGATGACGTTCGACGAACCAGGCGTGTACCACGTTATCTGTAACGAATACTGTGGAAACGGCCACCGTACGATGCACGGAACCATCGAGGTGGTGGACGAGCGATGA
- a CDS encoding SRPBCC family protein → MQTVTVTRSVPASVEEVRDAMLDLEPFTRAAGFDEVVVDDQTIHVANKVGIATISLDLEVVDDPDATLAYEQREGIFEEMRTIFTLRPVADGTELTATTEFALDVALVGEVLDATVITRQRKKELEAQVDYIEDVVGI, encoded by the coding sequence ATGCAAACTGTCACAGTGACTCGGTCAGTTCCCGCATCAGTAGAGGAGGTTCGTGATGCGATGCTTGATCTCGAGCCGTTCACACGGGCTGCAGGATTCGACGAGGTCGTCGTGGATGATCAGACGATTCACGTCGCGAACAAAGTTGGAATAGCTACGATCAGTCTTGACTTGGAGGTCGTGGACGACCCTGATGCCACGTTGGCCTACGAACAGCGAGAGGGGATTTTCGAGGAGATGCGGACGATATTCACACTTCGGCCGGTTGCTGATGGGACTGAACTGACGGCGACAACGGAGTTCGCACTGGATGTCGCTCTCGTTGGAGAGGTGCTCGATGCCACTGTGATAACACGACAACGCAAAAAAGAACTAGAAGCCCAGGTCGACTATATCGAAGATGTTGTTGGAATCTGA
- a CDS encoding RNA-guided endonuclease TnpB family protein, with protein sequence MSTTVTKTLQATFAPPTAHKQSKLIDLLDTYRDGLQEAFDSGASTMSAVSDIVTPYDLPYQAKAALCNYVPKLRKTYNAKELDDEHPIRLTNQAAKFDHSDERDYEFTWWVPRPGRGTNFWIPLRINPEQEDLWHDLVSEDAKAGEIRLQQHRQNWVLHVTVEYPVEEPATDGDATHIGLDIGETALITGCALKDGSPTDPLVRSGSRAKHLRKEMHTTLKRLQERDASEWRTDERFDHYQNALTDIVEKASREAVEYATQFENPVLVMETLTYIRERLDYGKYMNRRLHSWAFARLQGRIEDKATEAGIPVEYANPAYTSQTCHSCHRIGRRDSQAEFRCPHDDCHVSTFQADINASANIVRRVDPWGESVPLDKAERDDSPRDGSGSDTATTHRETSETPSQMTLTAFQESKPSTSVHETVSREPTRAGDSGDDD encoded by the coding sequence ATGTCCACGACCGTCACGAAGACGTTGCAGGCGACGTTCGCGCCACCTACCGCGCACAAGCAGTCGAAACTCATCGACCTGCTCGACACGTACCGTGACGGTCTGCAAGAGGCGTTCGACTCCGGGGCAAGTACCATGTCGGCGGTGAGCGACATCGTGACGCCCTACGACCTGCCGTATCAGGCGAAGGCTGCCCTCTGTAACTACGTCCCGAAACTACGGAAGACGTACAACGCGAAAGAGTTGGACGACGAACACCCGATACGGCTCACGAACCAAGCCGCGAAGTTCGACCACTCCGACGAACGCGACTACGAGTTTACGTGGTGGGTTCCCCGCCCCGGCCGGGGAACGAACTTCTGGATACCGCTCCGTATCAACCCCGAGCAGGAAGACCTCTGGCACGACCTCGTATCGGAGGACGCGAAGGCGGGCGAGATACGGCTTCAACAGCATCGACAGAACTGGGTACTACACGTCACCGTTGAGTACCCAGTTGAAGAACCAGCGACAGACGGTGACGCCACGCACATCGGCTTAGACATCGGAGAAACCGCCCTCATCACGGGCTGTGCCCTCAAGGACGGTTCTCCGACTGACCCGCTCGTGCGTAGCGGAAGCAGAGCGAAACATCTCCGCAAAGAGATGCATACGACCCTGAAACGACTCCAAGAGCGTGACGCCTCGGAGTGGCGTACCGACGAACGATTCGACCACTACCAGAACGCGCTTACCGACATCGTGGAGAAGGCGTCTCGGGAAGCCGTCGAGTACGCCACGCAGTTTGAGAACCCGGTGTTGGTGATGGAGACTCTGACGTACATCCGGGAACGACTCGACTACGGGAAGTACATGAACCGTCGCCTTCACTCGTGGGCGTTCGCCCGACTCCAAGGGCGCATCGAGGACAAGGCGACGGAAGCAGGCATCCCGGTCGAGTACGCGAATCCAGCGTACACCTCGCAGACGTGCCACTCGTGCCACCGTATCGGTCGGCGGGACTCCCAAGCCGAGTTCCGGTGTCCGCACGACGACTGTCACGTTTCGACGTTTCAGGCCGACATCAACGCTTCCGCAAATATTGTACGACGGGTTGACCCGTGGGGAGAGAGCGTCCCGCTTGACAAGGCGGAACGCGATGACTCGCCTCGGGATGGGAGCGGTAGTGACACCGCCACGACTCACCGTGAGACGAGCGAGACACCCTCACAGATGACGCTCACGGCGTTTCAAGAGTCGAAACCCTCTACCAGCGTTCACGAGACAGTGTCTCGTGAGCCAACCAGAGCCGGAGATTCTGGTGACGACGACTGA
- a CDS encoding cyclodeaminase/cyclohydrolase family protein: protein MSYGDQPISDFLDNVASERVTPAGGSAAALVGAIGTALCEMACLHTIGKNGYEDVEEEIAEIHEALLKQRSFLLDLADKDAEVVDELLVAYRDGSDQTVAMKKATGVPLTIAEACLPVIEHATVVSKKGNENAVPDAGTGSFLVYSALQASIFTVQSNLDQLSDSEFTKEMETRAAAIEQSAELEFERVLSNIE, encoded by the coding sequence ATGAGCTACGGTGACCAACCAATCAGTGATTTTCTTGATAACGTCGCATCGGAGAGGGTGACCCCTGCTGGAGGCTCAGCTGCGGCCCTTGTTGGGGCTATCGGCACAGCCCTCTGCGAAATGGCGTGCCTGCATACCATCGGTAAAAACGGGTATGAAGACGTAGAAGAGGAGATCGCCGAGATACACGAAGCCCTCCTGAAGCAGCGGAGCTTTCTTCTAGACCTCGCGGACAAAGACGCCGAAGTAGTCGATGAACTGCTCGTGGCCTATCGTGATGGATCAGACCAGACGGTCGCGATGAAGAAAGCCACAGGAGTTCCTCTCACGATCGCTGAAGCGTGTTTACCTGTCATCGAACATGCGACTGTCGTGAGTAAAAAGGGCAACGAGAACGCCGTTCCCGACGCCGGGACTGGTTCATTTCTCGTGTATTCAGCACTCCAAGCGTCTATTTTCACCGTGCAGAGCAATCTAGACCAGCTCTCGGATTCGGAGTTCACCAAAGAGATGGAGACCCGAGCAGCCGCTATTGAGCAATCAGCCGAACTCGAATTCGAACGGGTGCTCTCAAATATCGAGTGA
- a CDS encoding DUF7321 family protein — protein MVSDFVIASSTLGMITISLGFYIYGSWLIITSDPVTWRVLSRHLQYISIGLVLTTAPLLGWMFPRLLSRFGGILTIHGILGLQAYAFLLFAVSGIVPIIRVKRRHELYTGQGADVVIDDLHEDIRTWRIRLRIGIVGYLTFWVGSYFLGGIYYLNRYLL, from the coding sequence GTGGTTTCAGATTTCGTCATTGCATCGTCCACACTCGGAATGATAACGATCAGTTTAGGGTTCTACATCTATGGATCCTGGCTGATAATAACTTCAGACCCTGTAACGTGGAGGGTATTATCAAGACATCTCCAGTATATCTCAATCGGGCTTGTCCTCACCACAGCCCCACTTCTCGGCTGGATGTTTCCTAGGTTGCTCTCCCGATTTGGAGGCATCCTTACGATACACGGCATTTTGGGACTCCAAGCATACGCATTTCTTCTATTTGCTGTCTCAGGAATCGTTCCAATCATCCGTGTCAAAAGACGACACGAATTATATACCGGCCAAGGCGCGGATGTGGTGATAGACGACCTTCACGAAGATATCCGCACCTGGCGAATCCGCCTCCGTATCGGAATAGTCGGCTATCTCACCTTCTGGGTTGGCTCGTATTTCCTCGGTGGCATATACTACCTCAACCGGTATCTCCTGTGA
- a CDS encoding CGCGG family putative rSAM-modified RiPP protein, with protein sequence MSTSHNHDHEHSEAEPVTDRTHDNSWSANLEKPQHAADIDLVISQAIDAIEHTEPGNHVNLVTHGDHGHPSEYLFEAFDETVDTSDIEWEYIEQCGCGGHVTRVYVN encoded by the coding sequence ATGAGCACTTCTCACAACCACGATCACGAACACAGCGAAGCCGAGCCTGTGACCGACCGCACACACGACAATTCGTGGTCAGCAAACCTCGAGAAACCGCAGCATGCTGCTGATATCGATCTCGTCATCTCACAGGCGATCGATGCGATCGAACACACTGAGCCGGGGAATCACGTCAATCTCGTCACACACGGGGACCATGGTCATCCCTCAGAGTATCTCTTCGAAGCGTTCGATGAAACGGTTGATACCAGCGATATAGAGTGGGAGTACATCGAACAGTGCGGATGCGGAGGCCACGTAACGCGTGTATATGTCAACTGA
- a CDS encoding cupin domain-containing protein — protein sequence MTATDFDTEREYDGERFSAIEVFRTDRMKVVCGYFEPGQFIPVHAPSSDVAIHVQTGTGIVRDGTEEHHVEPGDVVVVEADTDRGVRADDDSELEVLLITAPPPTDAEHEPVRAGLQRGQFDPQPRNT from the coding sequence ATGACCGCGACTGATTTCGATACGGAACGCGAGTACGACGGGGAGCGATTCTCTGCGATCGAGGTGTTTCGTACCGACCGGATGAAGGTCGTCTGCGGATACTTCGAACCTGGGCAATTCATTCCCGTTCATGCACCATCGAGCGATGTGGCGATTCACGTTCAGACTGGAACGGGTATCGTCCGCGATGGGACTGAAGAACACCATGTGGAACCAGGAGACGTCGTGGTCGTCGAGGCAGATACTGACCGCGGTGTCAGAGCCGATGACGATTCAGAACTGGAAGTACTACTCATCACTGCGCCACCGCCAACTGATGCCGAACACGAACCGGTTCGAGCTGGACTTCAGCGCGGCCAGTTCGATCCACAGCCACGAAATACATGA
- the cyoE gene encoding heme o synthase: MNKKSVANLWSLIKPRIVALLCITGVTALFAAGGASLTVGLGFTAAGACIAASAAAFNCYYDRNLDQYMNRTADRPLPSGRLDPRVAFGFAVALFLLGSVIALGTLPITSVVYMWLGLVSYVGLYTMLLKRRHWIGVVLGGSAGSFPVLAGWTAVAPLTLEPLLLALLVFAWTPAHAWVLAYVYRSDFIAADVPTLPAIASVKRVQRSVWVSVWVTLFVAVVAIPFTRPPYAITVIVGGTCLVLGYSQFYREGTEAAAVRAFFTSNLFLATVFLAWGLSGVVDSGELLVRMGVVIVLPFAFYRLWTLGLSLRGVNGAPGNEPSRLTSLLSKKINRPSGERVREDFTVDSDTRSE; this comes from the coding sequence ATGAACAAAAAATCAGTCGCTAATCTGTGGTCATTGATCAAACCACGAATCGTTGCACTACTTTGTATAACCGGTGTCACAGCACTGTTTGCAGCCGGTGGAGCATCTCTCACAGTCGGTCTTGGGTTTACTGCTGCAGGAGCCTGTATCGCCGCGAGTGCTGCCGCGTTCAATTGCTACTACGATCGTAATCTCGACCAGTATATGAATCGAACTGCGGACCGACCTCTCCCGAGCGGCCGGCTCGATCCCAGGGTCGCGTTCGGCTTCGCAGTCGCACTGTTCCTCCTCGGAAGTGTAATCGCGCTCGGAACGCTTCCGATTACGTCCGTGGTGTACATGTGGCTCGGATTGGTCTCGTACGTCGGGCTGTATACGATGCTCCTGAAGCGACGCCATTGGATCGGTGTCGTTCTCGGGGGGTCCGCAGGATCGTTCCCTGTCCTTGCCGGCTGGACCGCTGTCGCCCCACTCACGTTGGAGCCGCTCTTGCTGGCACTCCTCGTGTTCGCGTGGACCCCCGCTCATGCTTGGGTGCTCGCGTACGTCTATCGGAGCGATTTCATCGCTGCTGACGTCCCGACACTTCCCGCAATCGCTTCAGTGAAACGTGTTCAGCGATCAGTGTGGGTCTCTGTGTGGGTGACGCTATTTGTCGCTGTGGTCGCGATTCCATTTACACGACCGCCGTATGCGATAACCGTCATTGTTGGAGGTACGTGTCTCGTCCTCGGCTATTCTCAGTTTTATCGAGAGGGAACGGAGGCTGCTGCTGTACGAGCGTTTTTTACCTCTAATCTTTTCCTTGCCACGGTATTTTTAGCATGGGGGCTCAGCGGAGTCGTCGATTCAGGTGAACTGCTGGTGCGTATGGGAGTAGTTATCGTCCTCCCGTTTGCGTTCTATCGTCTCTGGACGCTCGGTCTGTCGCTTCGGGGCGTCAACGGGGCTCCCGGCAACGAGCCGAGTCGACTCACCAGCTTGCTATCGAAAAAAATCAACCGGCCATCGGGTGAACGTGTTCGGGAAGACTTCACGGTCGATTCCGACACGCGCTCCGAGTGA
- a CDS encoding redoxin domain-containing protein: MFEPDDTAPMFAATRGTSEHEPFSLEEHLGDGPVVLAFFPGAFTPPCTNEMVALQEHLTAFQDAGATVFGVSADSPFSQGAFRDEHGIEFDLISDMAGDAIRAYDLEIDIEDLGLHGIANRAVFVISENGTISYSWVADDPTNEPDYDQLLEAVRTA; the protein is encoded by the coding sequence ATGTTCGAGCCAGACGACACCGCACCGATGTTCGCCGCGACGCGCGGAACGAGCGAGCACGAACCGTTTTCGCTCGAAGAACACTTGGGGGACGGTCCAGTCGTACTTGCGTTCTTCCCGGGAGCGTTTACGCCTCCGTGTACGAACGAGATGGTCGCCCTCCAAGAGCATCTCACTGCGTTCCAAGATGCAGGTGCAACTGTTTTTGGGGTGAGTGCTGACTCGCCATTCTCCCAAGGTGCGTTCCGCGACGAACATGGCATCGAGTTCGATTTGATTAGTGACATGGCCGGGGATGCAATCCGAGCCTACGACCTCGAAATCGACATCGAAGACCTCGGATTACATGGAATCGCAAATCGAGCTGTGTTCGTTATCAGTGAGAACGGGACGATATCGTATTCCTGGGTGGCCGATGATCCGACAAACGAACCTGATTACGACCAACTTCTCGAAGCTGTTCGAACTGCTTAG
- a CDS encoding RNA-guided endonuclease InsQ/TnpB family protein produces MLETTRTYRAKIVNHHQVSDDLDDCGHSASKLWNVARYHIQQEWDDTGEIPSEADLKRELKDHERYSDLHSQSSQRVLEELAESFTGWFKKRKNGDTDAHPPGYRKRGDNHPRSTVTWKQNGIKHDSKHNKLRLSKGFNLKNHRSDFILAEYETRPDVTVETIQQVRAVWNGDRWELHLVCKVEIPVEAAPGDNTAGIDLGINNYLAIAYDDGDARLYPGNVLKQDKHYFTRDEYDTEGKNGPSRRALRTRQKLSRRKDHFLHALSKHIVEQCIDHEVGRIAIGDLSQIREDKNGDSRNWGKRGNKKLHGWEFDRFTHLLEYKAEEHGILVDRTSERDTSKTCSCCGQKRDANRVERGLYVCESCGATMNADVNGAVNIRRKITQNPPSEDMSNGRLARPVAYLFNQSSGRFAPSEQVSCKS; encoded by the coding sequence ATGCTGGAAACAACCCGCACCTATCGAGCGAAAATCGTCAACCACCACCAAGTGAGTGACGACCTCGATGACTGCGGACACTCAGCATCAAAACTGTGGAACGTCGCCCGCTACCACATCCAACAAGAATGGGATGACACGGGTGAGATTCCGTCCGAAGCCGACCTCAAGCGCGAATTAAAAGACCACGAGCGATACAGTGACCTACATTCTCAGTCAAGTCAGCGCGTTCTCGAAGAACTCGCTGAGTCGTTCACCGGCTGGTTCAAAAAGCGCAAGAACGGCGACACAGACGCACACCCTCCCGGCTACCGAAAGCGAGGCGACAATCATCCACGCTCCACCGTGACGTGGAAGCAGAACGGCATCAAGCACGATTCCAAGCACAACAAACTTCGCCTGAGCAAAGGCTTCAACCTCAAGAACCACCGCTCGGACTTCATCCTCGCAGAGTACGAAACCCGACCGGACGTGACCGTCGAAACCATCCAGCAGGTTCGAGCCGTGTGGAACGGCGACCGCTGGGAACTCCACCTCGTCTGCAAGGTCGAAATCCCCGTCGAGGCCGCACCCGGTGACAACACCGCTGGGATTGACCTCGGCATCAACAACTACCTCGCTATCGCCTACGACGATGGTGACGCCAGGTTGTATCCGGGGAACGTGCTGAAACAGGACAAGCACTACTTCACACGCGACGAGTACGACACCGAGGGCAAAAACGGCCCCTCTCGTCGTGCGCTTCGTACCCGTCAGAAGCTGTCTCGGCGGAAAGACCACTTCCTGCACGCCCTCTCCAAACACATCGTAGAGCAGTGCATCGACCACGAGGTCGGTCGTATCGCCATCGGTGACTTGAGCCAGATTCGTGAGGACAAGAACGGTGACTCTCGGAACTGGGGCAAACGTGGGAACAAGAAACTCCACGGATGGGAGTTCGACCGCTTCACCCACTTGCTCGAATACAAGGCAGAAGAACACGGCATCCTCGTAGACCGAACGAGCGAGCGAGACACATCAAAGACGTGTTCGTGCTGTGGTCAGAAGCGTGACGCGAATCGTGTAGAGCGTGGCTTGTACGTCTGTGAGTCGTGCGGAGCGACGATGAACGCAGACGTGAATGGTGCGGTGAATATTCGCAGAAAGATAACTCAGAATCCTCCGTCGGAGGATATGAGTAACGGTCGTTTGGCACGGCCAGTAGCTTACCTGTTCAATCAAAGCTCGGGGCGTTTCGCACCGAGCGAACAGGTGAGTTGCAAATCTTAA